The Streptomyces seoulensis genome contains a region encoding:
- a CDS encoding serine/threonine-protein kinase: protein MRELEPGDPRRIGEYRLLGRLGSGDMGHVYLARSDRGRAVALRVVRPRLAEQREFRARLRREVAAARRVGGVWTAPVLDADTEAELPWLATGYVAGPSLADVVSRYGALPERSVWVLAGGLVRALRDIHAAGIVHRDLKPSNVLITIDGPRVIDFGIARTGAPGSSPEFMAPEQVRREAVTPAGDVFCLGAVLAYAASGRLPFGGAERGAHALMFRIAQEAPDLTGVPEGVGPVVRACLRKAPSARPSVDALLERVSRYGGAEPWLPGGLVAQLGRHAVGVRGAPGAGAGTRPPAGSEFPPAPPVRHSSSGAGGPGGVDSPSAGAGSGAGTRPPAGSGFPPAPPVRVSSSGAGGPGGVDSPSAGAGSGAGTRPPAGSGCPPAPPVRVSSSGAGGPGGAGSPSAGAGSRAGDGPSAEYGPGAGDGTSAEYGPGAAPAGCGEHAAVGDGGLWPAVSAEGGPFGHPQPYARVSPEGDVRDRRSTWLLVLVALVVVLGAGGTVHTLMRGGGVSDTATVVPSSGDGAGDVPAGYLGDWEARTDRADGSGTRRLTLTQGRVGERVLALVADGADYHCAFAADLARKPGADGTLRLTAATVTSGAPLSSCAPGAPTVLTLLPDGRLERAESAGSESLTYTRRPG from the coding sequence ATGCGGGAGTTGGAGCCGGGGGACCCCCGGCGGATCGGGGAGTACCGGCTGCTCGGGCGGCTCGGCTCGGGGGACATGGGGCACGTCTACCTGGCGCGGTCGGACCGGGGACGTGCCGTCGCCCTGAGGGTCGTACGGCCGCGTCTCGCCGAGCAGCGGGAGTTCCGGGCGCGGTTGCGCCGCGAGGTCGCCGCGGCCCGGCGGGTCGGCGGGGTGTGGACGGCGCCCGTGCTGGACGCCGACACCGAGGCGGAGCTGCCGTGGCTGGCCACCGGGTACGTCGCCGGGCCGAGCCTCGCGGACGTGGTCTCGCGGTACGGGGCGCTGCCCGAGCGGTCGGTGTGGGTGCTGGCGGGTGGGCTGGTGCGTGCGCTGCGGGACATCCACGCGGCGGGGATCGTCCACCGGGACCTCAAGCCGTCCAACGTGCTCATCACCATCGACGGGCCCCGGGTCATCGACTTCGGGATCGCGCGTACGGGGGCGCCTGGGAGCTCGCCGGAGTTCATGGCGCCGGAGCAGGTGCGCAGGGAGGCGGTCACGCCGGCGGGCGACGTGTTCTGCCTGGGGGCCGTGCTGGCGTACGCGGCGAGCGGGCGGCTGCCGTTCGGGGGTGCGGAGCGGGGGGCGCACGCGCTGATGTTCCGCATCGCGCAGGAGGCCCCGGATCTCACGGGGGTGCCGGAGGGGGTGGGGCCGGTGGTCCGGGCCTGCCTGCGCAAGGCGCCGTCCGCCCGGCCGTCCGTGGACGCGCTGCTGGAACGGGTCTCCCGGTACGGGGGTGCCGAGCCGTGGCTGCCCGGGGGGCTGGTGGCCCAGCTCGGGCGGCATGCGGTGGGTGTGCGGGGGGCGCCTGGCGCGGGGGCGGGCACCCGGCCTCCGGCCGGGTCTGAGTTCCCACCCGCACCGCCCGTGCGGCATTCGTCGTCGGGTGCGGGTGGCCCCGGTGGGGTGGATTCGCCGTCGGCGGGTGCGGGATCGGGGGCGGGCACCCGGCCTCCGGCCGGGTCCGGGTTCCCACCCGCACCGCCCGTGCGGGTTTCGTCGTCGGGTGCGGGTGGCCCCGGTGGGGTGGATTCGCCGTCGGCGGGTGCGGGATCGGGGGCGGGCACCCGGCCTCCGGCCGGGTCCGGGTGCCCACCCGCACCGCCCGTGCGGGTTTCGTCGTCGGGTGCGGGTGGCCCCGGTGGGGCGGGCTCGCCGTCGGCGGGTGCGGGATCGAGGGCGGGGGACGGGCCGTCGGCCGAATACGGGCCGGGTGCGGGGGACGGGACGTCGGCCGAATACGGGCCGGGTGCGGCGCCAGCGGGGTGTGGGGAGCATGCGGCCGTGGGGGATGGCGGGCTCTGGCCTGCGGTTTCCGCCGAGGGCGGGCCCTTCGGGCATCCGCAGCCGTATGCGCGGGTGTCCCCGGAGGGGGATGTGCGGGACCGGAGGTCGACGTGGTTGCTCGTCCTGGTCGCGCTGGTGGTCGTCCTGGGGGCCGGGGGGACCGTCCACACGCTGATGCGGGGTGGCGGGGTGTCGGACACGGCGACCGTCGTGCCCTCGTCGGGCGACGGCGCGGGGGACGTCCCGGCGGGGTACCTCGGTGACTGGGAAGCCCGTACCGACCGCGCGGACGGGTCCGGGACGCGGCGGCTCACCCTGACGCAGGGGCGGGTCGGGGAGCGCGTGCTCGCCCTGGTCGCGGACGGGGCCGACTACCACTGCGCCTTCGCCGCTGACCTGGCCCGAAAGCCGGGCGCGGACGGGACGTTAAGGCTTACCGCCGCCACGGTCACCTCCGGCGCTCCCCTCTCCTCCTGCGCTCCGGGCGCCCCCACGGTCCTCACCCTCCTCCCGGACGGCCGCCTGGAGCGAGCCGAGTCCGCCGGGTCGGAATCCCTGACCTACACCCGGCGCCCCGGCTAG
- a CDS encoding SLATT domain-containing protein — translation MDGPRLDDDRDWDGPEPDDRDGQQDDQVVSRPRRGERDVGGPLAGDLVGRALPLGDWGEPAERLDELYRWVERGALRTADWYLADRVWRRRAARALRGGTAAGVVVGASLPLLDATGAVSGCAPWGYLALLLGAACAGADRCFGLTSGWMRDMGTAQAVQRRLQALQFDWASESAREVLGPAEGTAGEAAERCLGILRRFSEDMTELVRTETADWMQEFRKGRPPVSSPPPARPARPEPATPVSRYLSPPPGTRPNMPRQRPPDPR, via the coding sequence ATGGATGGACCACGGCTGGACGACGACCGGGACTGGGACGGTCCAGAGCCGGACGACCGGGACGGGCAGCAGGACGATCAGGTGGTGAGCAGACCCCGGCGCGGCGAGCGGGACGTGGGCGGGCCGCTCGCGGGGGATCTGGTGGGGCGGGCCCTGCCGCTCGGGGACTGGGGGGAGCCCGCGGAGCGGCTGGACGAGTTGTACCGGTGGGTGGAGCGAGGGGCGCTGCGTACGGCCGACTGGTACCTCGCGGACCGGGTGTGGCGTCGCCGGGCGGCACGGGCCCTGCGGGGCGGTACGGCGGCGGGGGTGGTCGTAGGGGCGTCGTTGCCCCTGCTGGACGCGACCGGCGCGGTGTCGGGCTGCGCGCCGTGGGGTTACCTGGCGCTGCTGCTGGGAGCGGCGTGCGCCGGTGCGGACCGCTGCTTCGGGCTGACCTCGGGGTGGATGCGGGACATGGGTACGGCCCAGGCCGTCCAACGGCGCCTGCAGGCGCTGCAGTTCGACTGGGCGTCGGAGAGCGCGCGTGAGGTGCTGGGTCCCGCCGAGGGAACCGCGGGGGAGGCGGCGGAGCGGTGCCTGGGCATTCTGCGCCGCTTCTCGGAGGACATGACGGAGCTGGTCCGTACGGAGACGGCGGACTGGATGCAGGAGTTCCGCAAGGGCCGACCCCCGGTGTCCTCGCCCCCGCCCGCCCGGCCCGCCCGCCCGGAGCCCGCCACCCCCGTGTCCCGGTACCTGTCCCCACCCCCGGGCACCCGCCCCAACATGCCCCGCCAAAGACCCCCGGACCCCCGGTAG